The genomic interval CGAGGAACTGTACGACGTCGAGGCCGATCCGCACGAGGAACACAACCTCGCGGGTCTGCCGGAGTACGCCGACGTGCAGCAGCGGCTCACCGATGCGTTGGACTCCTGGCTGGCGCAGACCGGCGACCTCGGGCGAAGACCTGAGCGGGACCTGCTGGCCGAGTGGCATCCGGGCGGGCAGCGCCCACGGACCACCGAGCCGGCGGTCGAGCTCCGTGACGGCCTGGTGGCGATCACATGCTCGACGGACGGCTCCCTCATCGGCTGGACAACCGACCCTCCAACGGCACACAGCCGCCGTTGGCAGCTGTACACCACCCCGTTCACCCCATCCGCACCGATCTGGGTCAAGACCTGGCGGCTCGGCTTCCAGCCCAGCGCAGACATCCCGGTCGCACCACCCGCACGCTAAGGAGCCGATCATGCTCATCCGCCGCTGCAGCGCCCTGCTGGCCGCTGCCGCACTTGTCGTCGGCGCCGGTGCCTGTTCCGGCGCGGGCGCCAGTCAGTCCGCGTCCAAGACGCTGACCATCGCCGCCGTCCTGGACAACAACTCCTTCGATCCCACCCAGCTGAACATCGGCAACCAGATGCAGTACTGGTCGCCGGTCTTCGACACCTTGCTGACCCGCGACAAGGACAACAAGCTGCAGCCGTGGCTGGCGACGTCCTGGAAGTACGACGCCAAGCGCACCACGCTCAACCTCGAACTGAAGAGCGGCGTGAAGTTCACCGACGGTACGCCGTTCGACGCGACCGTGGTGAAGGACAACCTGACCAACCTTGCCGCCGGGACCGGCCAGAACTCGTACATGAGCCGGTCGATCGCGACGTACCAGATCGTGTCTCCGACCGAGCTCAACCTGAAGCTGAAGGCTCCGGATCCGGGACTGGTCGACTACCTGGCCAGCGTTGGCGGTGTGATGGCCAGCCCGAAGTCGCTCAAGTCCCCGACCGTGGCAACGGTGCCGGTCGGCAGTGGTCCGTACGAGCTGGACAAGACCGGGACCGTTGCCGGTAGCACCTACACGTACAAGCGGAATCCGGGCTACTGGAACACCGCCGCCTTCCCGTACGACAAGATCGTCATCAAGCCGATGACGGACCTGACCGCCCGGCTGAACGCGATCAAGTCCGGCCAGGTGAACGGGACGCTCACCGACACCAACTCCCTCGCCGATGCCCAACGCAGCGGCCTGACGGCCAACACCACCCCGGTGAACTGGAACGGTCTGCTGCTGATGGACCGTGACGGAAAGCTGGTCCCGGCCCTGAAGGACCTGCGCGTCCGCAAGGCGATCAACTACGCCTTCGACCGGGAGGCGATCCTCAAGAACGTCTCGCACGGGCAGGGCGCGCTGACCACCCAGATCTTCAACGCCGCGGGCGACGGGTACGACCAGGCGCTCGACAGCACCTACAACTACGACCCGGCCAAGGCCAAGCAACTGCTCGCCGAGGCGGGCTACGCGGACGGCTTCGCGATCACGATGCCGGAGTCGCCCGGGTTCGCGCAGTACAACGCGATCATCGAGCAGCAACTGGGGGCCATCGGCATCAAGGTGAAGTGGGTGAAGGTGCCGGCCAACGCGGTCATCCCGGAGATCCTGTCCGGCAAGTACCCGGTCGCGTTCATGACGCTGGGCAGCCAGTCGGCGTGGCAGGACATCCAGAAGGCGGTCACCCGTAAGTCGCCGTGGAATCCGCTCAAGGCGGGCGACCCGCAGCTCGACAAGCTGCTGGCTACCGCCCAGAACGCGCCGGAGGCCCAGCTGCCGGCCGCCATGAAGGCTGTCAGCAAGTGGCTGGTCGACAACGCCTGGTTCGACCCGTGGTACCGCGAGAACAGCGTCTACCTGAGCGACGCGAGGACCGCGGTCGCCATGCAGGCCTACAACGTGGCGCCCAGCATCAACTCGTTCTCTCCGAAGGAGTGACGGCATGTTTCGGTTCATCGGACGCCGACTGGTCGCATGCGTCGTACTGGTCGTGGTGATTGCCGGCATCACCTTCCTGCTCGCCTTCTCCGGCACAGGCAACGTCGCCCGCAATCTGCTCGGCGAGAGCGCCACACCGGA from Kribbella sp. NBC_00709 carries:
- a CDS encoding ABC transporter substrate-binding protein, which encodes MLIRRCSALLAAAALVVGAGACSGAGASQSASKTLTIAAVLDNNSFDPTQLNIGNQMQYWSPVFDTLLTRDKDNKLQPWLATSWKYDAKRTTLNLELKSGVKFTDGTPFDATVVKDNLTNLAAGTGQNSYMSRSIATYQIVSPTELNLKLKAPDPGLVDYLASVGGVMASPKSLKSPTVATVPVGSGPYELDKTGTVAGSTYTYKRNPGYWNTAAFPYDKIVIKPMTDLTARLNAIKSGQVNGTLTDTNSLADAQRSGLTANTTPVNWNGLLLMDRDGKLVPALKDLRVRKAINYAFDREAILKNVSHGQGALTTQIFNAAGDGYDQALDSTYNYDPAKAKQLLAEAGYADGFAITMPESPGFAQYNAIIEQQLGAIGIKVKWVKVPANAVIPEILSGKYPVAFMTLGSQSAWQDIQKAVTRKSPWNPLKAGDPQLDKLLATAQNAPEAQLPAAMKAVSKWLVDNAWFDPWYRENSVYLSDARTAVAMQAYNVAPSINSFSPKE